A part of Perca fluviatilis chromosome 15, GENO_Pfluv_1.0, whole genome shotgun sequence genomic DNA contains:
- the tufm gene encoding elongation factor Tu, mitochondrial translates to MAALVGLRACFSALQLSSPCLLHSSFKLCAVPLSRRTFAAEAKKTYSRDKPHVNIGTIGHVDHGKTTLTAAITKVLADAGGANYKKYEDIDNAPEEKARGITINASHVEYTTANRHYAHTDCPGHADYVKNMITGTAQMDGCILVVAATDGQMPQTREHLLLARQIGVEHVVVFINKADAVEDREMVELVEIEIRELLTEFGYDGENTPVVIGSALCALENREPESCKSKWCSPSLFCSGIEMFHKSLDRAEAGDNLGALVRGLKREDIRRGMVMCKPGSIQPYQKIKAQVYVLSKEEGGRHKPFVTNFMPVMFSLTWDMACRVTLPDDKEMVMPGEDTSLTLTLRQPMVLEKGQRFTLRDGNRTIGTGLVTDILAVKDEDQCNWG, encoded by the exons atggcggcgctTGTGGGATTGCGTGCATGTTTCTCCG CCCTTCAGCTGTCTTCGCCATGCCTCCTGCACAGCTCCTTTAAATTG TGTGCTGTGCCCCTGAGTCGGCGGACCTTTGCTGCAGAGGCTAAGAAGACCTACAGCAGGGACAAGCCCCATGTGAACATTGGAACAATTGGTCATGTTGATCACGGAAAGACAACCCTGACTGCAGCCATCACAAAAG TGCTCGCTGACGCTGGTGGTGCTAACTATAAAAAATATGAAGACATTGACAATGCCCCTGAAGAGAAGGCCAGAGGAATCACCATCAATGCCTCTCATGTAGAATACACCACAGCCAACAGACATTATGCTCACACAGACTGTCCTGGTCATGCTGACTATGTCAAG aacatgATTACAGGCACAGCTCAGATGGACGGCTGCATCCTGGTGGTGGCGGCCACTGACGGCCAGATGCCTCAGACACGAGAGCACCTCCTGTTGGCCAGGCAGATTGGCGTCGAGCATGTtgtggttttcatcaacaaggCCGATGCCGTGGAGGACAGGGAGATGGTGGAACTGGTGGAGATCGAGATCCGCGAGCTGCTCACAGAGTTCGGCTATGATGGCGAGAACACACCTGTTGTGATAGGCTCAGCCCTCTGCGCCCTGGAG AACAGAGAGCCTGAATCGTGTAAATcaaaa TGGTGTTCACCTAGCCTATTTTGCTCAGGTATTGAGATGTTCCACAAGTCTCTGGATCGGGCAGAAGCAGGAGATAACCTGGGCGCTCTGGTCCGAGGACTGAAGAGAGAAGATATAAGGAGAGGGATGGTGATGTGCAAACCAGGATCCATCCAGCCTTACCAGAAAATCAAGGCCCAG GTGTATGTTCTAAGTAAGGAAGAGGGAGGCAGACACAAACCTTTTGTCACCAACTTCATGCCCGTCATGTTCTCTCTAACCTGGGACATGGCCTGCAGAGTCACTCTGCCCGATGAcaag GAAATGGTGATGCCAGGGGAGGACACCTCCTTGACGCTCACACTCCGCCAGCCAATGGTTTTGGAGAAAGGCCAGAGGTTCACTCTGAGAGACGGAAACAGAACCATCGGCACCGGCCTGGTCACAGACATCCTGGCAGTTAAAGATGAAGACCAGTGCAACTGGGGCTGA
- the kcnj12b gene encoding ATP-sensitive inward rectifier potassium channel 12, which yields MSVGRAHHHSFVSCEEDGLRLSTMPAVGSFGNGKIHTRRKYHSRFVSKAGQCNIHFSNMDEKSQRYISDIFTTCVDVRWRYMFLLFSLVFVVSWLTFGLSYWVIGLLHGDMEHPEGDGNFVPCVMQVNTFVAAFLFSVETQTTIGYGARCVTEECPVAVFMVVFQSIMGCIIDAFMIGAIMAKMARPKKRAETLLFSHNAVIALRDGKLCFMFRVANLRKSHIVEAHVRAQLVKPRYTEEGEYIPLDQIDMNVGYDNGTDRLFLVAPLTVIHEINEESPLFGISKQDLETSDFEIVIILEGLVEATAMTTQARSSYLPSEILWGHRFEPVIFEEKSQYRIDYAYFHKTFEVLSTPRCSAKDMEERKFPTSGANSFCYENELAFISRDEEEEGDGEKEEDRKCSTELVDEQAIPGHDQKSSRKESEI from the coding sequence ATGAGTGTGGGAAGGGCCCACCACCACAGCTTCGTGTCCTGTGAAGAAGACGGCCTGAGACTAAGTACCATGCCTGCTGTGGGCAGCTTCGGCAATGGCAAGATTCACACAAGACGCAAATACCACAGCCGGTTTGTCAGCAAGGCTGGACAATGCAACATCCACTTCTCAAACATGGATGAGAAGTCACAGCGGTACATATCTGACATTTTCACAACGTGTGTGGACGTCCGCTGGCGATACATGTTCTTGCTATTCAGCCTGGTGTTTGTGGTGTCCTGGCTAACATTCGGCCTGTCATACTGGGTCATCGGCCTCCTACACGGTGACATGGAACATCCTGAAGGGGATGGCAACTTTGTTCCTTGTGTCATGCAGGTTAACACCTTTGTGGCAGCTTTCCTGTTCTCTGTTGAGACCCAGACGACCATTGGGTATGGTGCTCGCTGTGTGACAGAGGAATGCCCGGTTGCTGTCTTCATGGTGGTCTTTCAGTCCATCATGGGCTGCATCATCGATGCCTTCATGATTGGTGCCATCATGGCCAAGATGGCAAGGCCCAAAAAACGTGCAGAGACTCTACTGTTCAGCCACAACGCAGTCATCGCTTTGCGTGATGGGAAACTGTGCTTCATGTTTAGGGTTGCTAATCTAAGGAAGAGCCACATTGTGGAAGCTCATGTACGAGCCCAGCTCGTCAAGCCCCGTTACACAGAGGAAGGCGAATACATCCCCTTGGATCAGATTGACATGAACGTAGGTTATGACAATGGCACAGACCGCCTGTTTCTGGTTGCACCCCTCACTGTCATACATGAGATTAATGAAGAAAGTCCACTGTTTGGCATCAGCAAACAAGATCTTGAAACATCTGACTTTGAGATAGTAATTATACTTGAGGGGTTGGTGGAGGCCACAGCCATGACGACGCAGGCGCGCAGCTCTTACCTGCCTTCAGAGATCCTGTGGGGTCACCGCTTTGAACCCGTCATCTTTGAGGAGAAGAGCCAGTACAGGATAGATTATGCCTACTTTCACAAAACATTCGAAGTACTATCCACCCCCAGATGCAGTGCCAAGGACATGGAGGAGAGAAAATTCCCAACATCTGGCGCCAACTCTTTCTGCTATGAGAACGAGCTGGCCTTCATCAgcagggatgaggaggaggagggggatggggagaaagaggaagacagAAAGTGTTCAACAGAGCTAGTGGATGAGCAGGCCATTCCTGGACATGATCAAAAGTCCTCCCGTAAAGAATCAGAGATTTAA